One part of the Candidatus Wallbacteria bacterium genome encodes these proteins:
- the hpdB gene encoding 4-hydroxyphenylacetate decarboxylase large subunit → MAEINRTFTPREIKKEPSERAGRLRGIYYSALSSIENEFPYWYTRKYMELDNEVPVVRRAEALKEAFSHLTPVIYPGELLVMQKARYCRGSFPMPWLSEGYYMAKEDAFYREALKSGGASADEHSKFGSGGGNVTKSFGKIVSIAGKFGIRQEEVPALLKLARIWHGKSVDDLGHKYEQMVPEYEMKEKIMRNIVCMFDSGYTLPQGREVINYYYPLQYGIDRLILMADEMKSKTAGRADGDGLTGMNRLYNYEAVKLVLEGLQKWILNYAEEAQRIQSLDLSETRKKEFAEIAEILRRIAHHPPETFRQALQLCWTLHVAVLNEDAISGLSPGRMGQILYPYYQNDLKAGRINREEVIELLECQRVKFTAIDCFASTGVVGGVLSGNTFNNLSLGGLDEAGNPACNELETLILEAGITCATPQPTLSVLYDEKLPEGFLLKACECIKTGAGYPAFINNRVAMDFLLGQYRNEGMTVSEARALAIGGCLETSPCSWLPLELDGKTYMIPGGSGQPTSVGVHFVSLPKILELVLFDGIDQRTGERVFQPHGGKLDSYHDLFSKVKEYFSEAVQALTLCNNIQHDIWRKNNMSVVNSLLKPDCLEKGHLINELGYRYNATFNIETAGTVNLINSLSALKKLVFDDKTVELDEFKLCLKENFGFKTAAEVDSYSLAEQQKNDRWKNWSRLHKSALSCPKYGNADAYPDGILLEWENWLTEKCREFESLYGMRMYACQISVSTHGPMGAAAIATPDGRLCGTTFADGSMSAYPGTDKNGPFALMSSATVWDHSQSQNSQLNLKLHPDAVKGNAGLRKLLELTRAYMRKGGFHVQYNVVDSKMLKEAQSSPEGYRDLMVRVAGFTQYWVEIGKPIQDEVIARTEYEEV, encoded by the coding sequence ATGGCAGAAATCAATCGGACATTCACGCCAAGAGAGATAAAGAAAGAGCCTTCAGAACGGGCCGGCAGACTGCGCGGGATTTATTACAGCGCCCTGTCGTCGATCGAGAACGAGTTCCCCTACTGGTACACCAGAAAATACATGGAACTGGACAATGAAGTCCCGGTCGTCAGGCGCGCCGAGGCTTTGAAGGAAGCTTTTTCCCATCTGACACCCGTGATTTATCCCGGCGAACTTCTGGTGATGCAGAAAGCCCGTTACTGCAGAGGCTCCTTTCCCATGCCCTGGCTTTCCGAAGGCTATTACATGGCAAAGGAAGACGCTTTCTACAGGGAAGCCCTGAAAAGCGGAGGTGCGAGCGCTGACGAGCATTCCAAGTTCGGCTCAGGCGGGGGGAATGTGACCAAGAGCTTCGGCAAGATCGTTTCCATTGCCGGCAAATTCGGCATCAGGCAGGAAGAGGTGCCGGCTTTGCTCAAACTGGCGCGGATCTGGCACGGCAAGTCAGTGGATGACCTGGGACATAAATACGAGCAGATGGTCCCTGAATATGAAATGAAAGAAAAAATCATGCGCAACATAGTGTGCATGTTCGATTCCGGCTACACGCTTCCCCAGGGCCGGGAGGTGATAAATTATTATTATCCGCTTCAGTACGGTATCGACAGGTTGATCCTGATGGCGGATGAGATGAAATCAAAGACTGCAGGCAGGGCGGACGGAGACGGTCTGACCGGCATGAACAGGCTTTACAATTACGAGGCAGTGAAACTGGTGCTGGAGGGGCTGCAGAAGTGGATCCTCAATTACGCTGAAGAAGCCCAAAGGATTCAATCTCTTGACTTAAGCGAAACCCGAAAAAAAGAATTCGCCGAAATTGCAGAGATCCTCAGGCGGATTGCGCATCATCCCCCGGAAACATTCCGCCAGGCACTTCAGCTCTGCTGGACGCTGCATGTTGCGGTCTTAAATGAAGACGCCATCTCCGGGCTTTCACCCGGAAGAATGGGCCAGATCCTTTATCCTTATTATCAGAACGACTTGAAGGCCGGCAGAATCAACAGGGAAGAGGTGATCGAACTTCTGGAATGCCAGAGAGTGAAATTTACTGCCATCGACTGTTTCGCTTCCACAGGCGTTGTGGGCGGTGTCCTGTCAGGCAACACTTTCAATAATTTAAGCCTGGGCGGCTTGGACGAAGCGGGGAATCCGGCCTGCAACGAACTGGAGACCCTGATCCTGGAAGCAGGAATCACCTGTGCGACTCCTCAGCCCACACTATCCGTACTTTACGACGAAAAGCTGCCGGAAGGATTTCTGCTCAAGGCCTGTGAGTGCATCAAAACCGGAGCGGGCTATCCTGCCTTTATCAACAACAGGGTGGCCATGGATTTTTTGCTCGGCCAGTACCGGAACGAGGGTATGACTGTCAGTGAGGCGCGGGCTCTGGCGATAGGCGGATGCCTTGAAACCTCTCCCTGTTCCTGGCTGCCTCTTGAACTTGATGGAAAAACATACATGATTCCGGGCGGTTCAGGCCAGCCTACCAGCGTTGGCGTGCATTTCGTGTCCCTCCCCAAAATACTTGAACTCGTACTTTTTGACGGGATCGACCAGCGCACAGGGGAGCGCGTTTTTCAGCCACACGGCGGGAAACTGGATTCTTACCACGATCTTTTTTCAAAAGTGAAAGAGTATTTTTCAGAGGCTGTTCAGGCATTGACTCTTTGCAATAATATCCAGCATGACATCTGGCGCAAGAACAACATGTCGGTTGTGAATTCCCTTTTAAAACCGGATTGCCTCGAAAAAGGCCACCTCATCAACGAGCTTGGCTATCGCTACAATGCCACTTTCAACATTGAGACAGCCGGAACCGTGAACCTGATCAACAGCCTGTCTGCACTAAAAAAACTTGTCTTTGATGATAAAACAGTGGAGCTTGATGAATTCAAGCTCTGCCTGAAAGAAAATTTCGGTTTTAAGACTGCGGCAGAAGTCGATTCTTATTCCCTTGCTGAGCAGCAGAAAAATGACAGGTGGAAAAATTGGTCCAGACTCCATAAATCGGCGCTGTCCTGCCCCAAGTATGGAAACGCTGATGCCTACCCGGACGGCATTTTACTGGAATGGGAAAACTGGCTGACAGAAAAATGCAGGGAATTTGAATCCCTGTATGGCATGAGGATGTATGCCTGTCAGATTTCAGTTTCCACACACGGACCGATGGGTGCGGCTGCGATCGCGACTCCGGACGGACGGCTCTGCGGTACGACATTTGCCGACGGCTCGATGTCCGCCTATCCGGGCACAGACAAAAACGGTCCGTTCGCGTTGATGTCTTCGGCGACAGTGTGGGACCATTCCCAATCGCAGAATTCACAATTGAATCTTAAGCTTCACCCGGACGCTGTAAAGGGCAATGCCGGATTGCGCAAACTTCTCGAACTTACCAGGGCATACATGCGCAAGGGCGGTTTTCACGTTCAGTACAATGTTGTTGACTCAAAGATGCTGAAAGAAGCGCAGTCCAGTCCGGAAGGCTATCGGGATCTGATGGTGCGGGTAGCTGGATTTACACAGTACTGGGTTGAGATAGGCAAGCCGATCCAGGATGAAGTGATAGCCCGTACCGAATATGAGGAGGTTTAG
- a CDS encoding cystathionine beta-synthase produces the protein MPVFNNVLEAIGRTPLIRLNSIGKDLSSKIYLKAEFLNPGGSVKDRVGLKMIEAAEKEGRIRPGGTIIEATSGNTGVGLALVASVKGYKCIFVMPDKMSQEKISLLKSYGAEVVITPTAVPPDSPESYNGVADRLAKETPNSFRPDQFGNPENPLAHYLSTGPEIWEDSNGMVDVFVAGIGTGGTISGTAKYLKEKKPEIKVIGADPVGSILSGDSPKPYKVEGIGEDFIPKTYNHQLVDEMIRVSDKESFNTARRLGREEGMLVGGSSGTALAAAVKYAQRLTQPKFIVALMPDTGRNYINKIFSDQWMQENGLWEGKKSQPVNISEILAGKKKLPPLISVSSHDKLLHAVSLMQEYNISQLPVIDGKEIVGSLNEASMMQILHEGIDVENQTIAKIMGKPLPSLEEHTRISEAYRVLLSGASGILVKRENYPVGLITRSDLVNYWMHQKSEE, from the coding sequence ATGCCAGTGTTTAACAATGTCCTGGAAGCAATCGGCAGAACTCCCTTAATCAGATTGAACAGCATCGGGAAAGATCTGAGTTCCAAGATTTATCTGAAGGCCGAATTTTTAAACCCTGGCGGCAGCGTTAAAGACAGGGTTGGCCTTAAAATGATTGAAGCTGCAGAAAAAGAAGGACGGATCAGGCCGGGAGGAACCATCATTGAAGCCACTTCCGGAAATACCGGCGTAGGACTGGCTTTAGTGGCATCCGTCAAAGGCTATAAGTGCATATTCGTGATGCCGGATAAAATGAGCCAGGAAAAGATCAGCCTTCTGAAATCTTACGGCGCGGAAGTGGTGATTACTCCTACCGCAGTGCCACCTGATTCGCCTGAGAGCTATAACGGTGTGGCGGACAGGCTGGCCAAGGAAACCCCTAATTCGTTCCGCCCCGATCAATTCGGAAACCCTGAAAATCCTCTGGCGCATTATTTGTCCACCGGCCCTGAAATCTGGGAAGATTCGAACGGCATGGTGGATGTTTTCGTGGCCGGGATCGGAACAGGTGGAACTATTTCCGGAACCGCCAAATACCTCAAAGAGAAAAAGCCTGAAATCAAGGTGATCGGCGCAGATCCTGTGGGATCGATACTTTCCGGGGACAGCCCCAAACCCTACAAAGTGGAAGGAATCGGGGAGGATTTCATCCCCAAAACCTATAATCATCAACTGGTAGATGAAATGATCAGAGTCAGCGATAAGGAATCCTTTAATACAGCAAGGCGCCTGGGACGCGAAGAAGGAATGCTGGTGGGAGGATCTTCCGGCACAGCTCTGGCGGCGGCGGTCAAATATGCCCAGCGTCTGACACAGCCCAAATTTATTGTGGCATTGATGCCAGACACCGGCAGAAACTACATTAATAAAATATTCTCCGATCAGTGGATGCAGGAAAATGGATTATGGGAAGGCAAAAAATCCCAGCCTGTAAACATATCCGAAATTCTGGCGGGAAAAAAGAAGCTGCCTCCCCTGATTTCGGTTTCTTCACACGACAAACTGCTGCATGCTGTTTCCCTGATGCAGGAATACAATATTTCACAGCTGCCTGTAATTGACGGTAAAGAAATTGTGGGCAGTCTGAACGAAGCCTCAATGATGCAGATCCTGCATGAGGGGATAGACGTTGAAAATCAGACTATTGCCAAAATAATGGGTAAGCCCCTGCCTTCTTTAGAGGAGCATACCAGGATTTCCGAAGCTTACCGGGTCCTTTTATCGGGAGCGAGCGGAATTTTAGTGAAACGAGAGAATTACCCGGTAGGTTTGATCACCAGATCGGATCTGGTGAACTACTGGATGCATCAGAAAAGCGAGGAATAA
- a CDS encoding glycyl-radical enzyme activating protein has translation MGLVFDIQGYCIHDGPGCRTSIFFSGCPLHCGWCCNPEGILPVQRLMRRKSRCRRCGECRTACKKGAISAQLEFNRTFCDSCDSFDCVQACTADTLSVSGRYYSSEEILAILERDRDFWGSGGGVTFTGGEPLFQGEFLLDLLNQCRDRQIHTALETSGFAQPEIFAEVAATADWIFTDLKHMNAEKHREGTNQGNQLILKNIKAAMGKNSSKFLLRLPLIPGYNDDHKNILETVEFVRYAGLTELNVLPFHRLGESKYEQLGNEYEYSQAEVPEEGRLVELKQLIESHGIKCYLGPETPF, from the coding sequence ATGGGACTTGTGTTTGACATACAGGGATACTGCATACATGATGGACCCGGGTGCAGAACCTCGATCTTTTTCAGCGGATGTCCGTTGCATTGTGGATGGTGCTGCAATCCGGAAGGAATACTGCCGGTTCAAAGGCTGATGAGGCGGAAAAGCCGCTGCCGCCGGTGCGGCGAGTGCAGAACAGCCTGTAAAAAGGGAGCAATCTCCGCTCAGCTGGAGTTCAACCGTACTTTCTGCGACAGCTGTGACAGCTTTGATTGCGTGCAGGCTTGTACTGCCGACACCCTGTCTGTGAGCGGCAGATATTATTCCTCTGAAGAGATTTTAGCCATTTTGGAGCGCGACCGGGATTTCTGGGGCAGTGGGGGTGGAGTAACGTTCACCGGCGGGGAACCCCTTTTTCAGGGTGAATTTTTACTGGATCTGCTGAACCAGTGCCGGGATAGACAGATCCATACCGCACTTGAGACTTCTGGTTTCGCCCAACCGGAAATTTTTGCAGAAGTCGCGGCAACGGCTGATTGGATCTTCACTGACTTGAAACACATGAATGCTGAGAAGCACAGAGAAGGCACAAACCAGGGAAATCAGCTGATCCTGAAAAACATTAAAGCCGCTATGGGGAAAAACAGCAGTAAATTCCTGCTTAGATTGCCCCTGATCCCCGGATACAACGATGATCACAAAAACATTCTTGAGACGGTGGAGTTCGTCCGCTATGCCGGCTTGACCGAGCTGAACGTTCTGCCTTTTCACAGGCTGGGCGAGTCAAAGTACGAACAGCTGGGGAATGAATACGAATACTCTCAGGCTGAAGTTCCAGAAGAAGGCCGGCTGGTAGAATTAAAACAACTGATAGAGAGCCATGGGATCAAGTGCTACCTCGGTCCGGAAACACCCTTCTGA
- the hpdC gene encoding 4-hydroxyphenylacetate decarboxylase small subunit has protein sequence MTEKYLYRDVIDYVPVDAVKGIDVLSGEMVSSDDFAPPGYRKIPKCKFCSRFSPEGELLGFCEESKNRFMAYPDLIAVTCESYSEKK, from the coding sequence ATGACTGAAAAATACCTTTATCGCGACGTAATCGATTATGTTCCAGTTGACGCGGTGAAAGGGATAGATGTATTGAGCGGAGAAATGGTGAGTTCCGATGATTTTGCTCCGCCAGGTTATCGGAAAATCCCCAAGTGCAAATTCTGCTCCAGGTTCTCTCCGGAAGGTGAGCTGCTGGGTTTTTGTGAAGAGTCGAAAAACAGATTCATGGCTTACCCGGACCTGATTGCTGTCACCTGCGAAAGTTATTCTGAGAAGAAATAA